One Drechmeria coniospora strain ARSEF 6962 chromosome 01, whole genome shotgun sequence genomic region harbors:
- a CDS encoding Spindle-body formation-associated protein — protein MLGWMLKRGENAPTADAGETTLLDQPDTPAPVFAARAFKSALFGTPAPSTDETRQPQGNMATRKASMASDPSSSTPSKPAGILLTPGTGTSRRKRVSFGRDLPATSKSTAKNDKAGSNRQSLLTEALENSRRKGKAETARKPAEVSDDEWEEAEDDYCTNDITLDLNEPHSQSGRYWKGEFEKYHQEAKAEMEKLLKYKQLAKSYAQQKDSEAIHLAEKLRDEQQKVIKMERKIAENASHIVSKHGQSHDDEPTALLMKLAKQTSLAAQYRHRVQELEANWEALLRQKEDSADSGRQKRQETASPMTQKTLVETQRELRRARSQLREVDSLRQEVASLKVQLKVAEARSSKDAHRNRESAGPRARELRAQLEQAMEESKKKDEELRKLKVAFEAVSQENEAHQADTKAVLERAYTKIASLKQEVKALKATGAETLQRSSWQPNHDGSPEAGTDWVAKMHRGAEYSRRKHESADNEAATKTQLPRHTVETATTQGSGNALAERPSLGQPKWRPFVPRSPRNRAYLGEALEKRIRNGGATPAPPRSKRASVTKPPESSSVLSRDVGRETSGRADEVDLLQNRFERLGGPDHNRAGDKTGSSSGLGNRSKGRTISTERRAAALARIEKSMAEKKRSQRRKAYDKENMLPWA, from the exons ATGCTCGGTTGGATGCTGAAACGCGGCGAGAACGCGCCAACGGCGGATGCTGGAG AAACGACGCTGCTAGATCAGCCGGACACTCCCGCTCCCGTTTTTGCTGCTCGCGCCTTCAAAAGTGCCCTGTTCGGCACCCCCGCGCCATCGACGGACGAGACTCGACAACCGCAAGGCAATATGGCAACAAGAAAAGCATCCATGGCTTCGGACCCGAGCTCCAGCACACCTTCCAAGCCGGCTGGAATCCTACTCACCCCTGGTACGGGCACCTCTCGACGAAAACGTGTCTCGTTTGGCCGTGACCTCCCAGCGACCAGTAAAAGCACGGCCAAGAACGACAAGGCCGGCAGCAACCGACAGTCGCTGCTTACGGAGGCTCTGGAGAATTCCAGACGAAAAGGAAAGGCTGAAACTGCAAGGAAGCCGGCCGAAGTGTCAGACGACGAAtgggaggaggccgaggacgactaCTGTACAAACGACATCACTTTGGACTTGAACGAACCTCACTCGCAGTCGGGTCGCTACTGGAAGGGGGAGTTTGAAAAATACCACCAAGAGGCCAAGGCAGAAATGGAGAAATTGCTCAAGTATAAGCAACTTGCGAAATCTTATGCACAGCAAAAGGATTCCGAAGCAATCCATCTCGCCGAGAAGCTCAGGGATGAACAGCAAAAGGTCATTAAGATGGAGCGGAAGATTGCGGAAAATGCATCACACATCGTTTCCAAACATGGCCAAtcgcacgacgacgaaccaACTGCCTTGCTCATGAAACTCGCCAAGCAGACCTCCCTGGCAGCCCAGTACAGGCACCGTGTGCAGGAGTTGGAAGCAAACTGGGAGGCGCTCCTCCGCCAGAAGGAGGACAGCGCCGACAGTGGACGACAGAAACGACAGGAAACGGCCTCTCCGATGACGCAGAAGACGCTGGTCGAGACACAACGTGAGCTTCGTCGAGCCCGAAGTCAGCTCAGAGAAGTCGACTCGCTTCGTCAGGAGGTCGCGTCGTTAAAGGTCCAACTCAaggtcgccgaggcccgGTCGAGCAAAGATGCTCACCGCAATCGAGAATCCGCGGGACCGAGAGCTCGCGAGCTGCGCGCTCAGCTCGAGCAGGCAATGGAAGAATCTAAGAAGAAGGACGAGGAGTTGCGAAAGCTAAAGGTTGCCTTTGAGGCCGTGAGCCAAGAAAACGAGGCGCACCAAGCAGATACTAAAGCCGTGCTTGAGCGAGCTTACACGAAAATCGCAAGCCTGAAACAGGAGGTCAAAGCTCTGAAAGCTACCGGAGCGGAAACGCTTCAGCGCAGCAGCTGGCAGCCGAATCATGACGGGAGCCCCGAGGCCGGCACAGATTGGGTGGCCAAAATGCACCGCGGTGCAGAGTACTCTCGACGGAAGCATGAGTCGGCCGATAACGAGGCGGCAACGAAGACTCAACTTCCACGGCATACCGTTGAGACAGCGACAACACAAGGCAGTGGAAATGCCCTAGCAGAGCGGCCAAGTCTTGGACAGCCTAAGTGGCGACCGTTCGTGCCGAGGTCACCAAGAAACAGGGCGTATCTTGGCGAAGCGCTGGAGAAGCGCATCCGCAACGGGGGTGCAACACCGGCGCCCCCAAGGTCCAAGCGCGCATCGGTCACAAAACCGCCAGAATCGTCGAGTGTACTGTCACGCGATGTCGGACGAGAGACATCCGGCAGAGCCGACGAAGTCGATCTTTTGCAGAACCGCTTCGAACGTCTCGGCGGGCCGGACCACAACAGGGCTGGTGACAAGACCGGCAGCAGCTCCGGACTAGGCAACAGGTCCAAGGGCAGGACCATCTCGACGGAAAGACGGGCGGCCGCTCTCGCGCGCATCGAGAAGAGCATGGCGGAGAAGAAGCGATCGCAGAGACGCAAGGCCTACGACAAAGAGAACATGCTGCCATGGGCTTAA
- a CDS encoding putative ubiquitin-conjugating enzyme CDC34 — MAQKRLLQEWLALDKEKWVHIETDESNILRWKLGLWVVNPDSVWHGAYFQADMKFSPNYPYQPPHFRFLTKNICHPNVYTDGNLCISILHKPGDDEHSGESASERWNVLHGVESVLRSVLLLLDDPEINSAANVDASVLYRDSSSEYNRRAKALVAQSLQDVPDGVTMPTPAQLAATPPPKQADDDDADFWILSDDEEEDFGGSDSDEDMGDFEDEDDDEMDEEHKR, encoded by the exons ATGGCACAAAAGCGGCTCTTGCAGGAGTGGCTAGCCCTCGACAAGGAGAAATGGGTACACATCGAG ACGGATGAGTCGAACATCTTGCGATGGAAGCTGGGCCTCTGGGTCGTCAACCCGGATAGCGTTTGGCACGGAGCATATTTCCAG GCCGACATGAAGTTCTCGCCCAACTATCCGTACCAACCGCCCCATTTCCGCTTCCTCACGAAGAACATATGCCACCCCAACGTCTACACCGACGGCAACTTGTGCATCTCCATCCTCCACAAAcccggagacgacgagcacTCGGGCGAATCGGCCAGTGAGCGCTGGAACGTGCTCCACGGCGTCGAGTCCGTCCTTCGCTCCGTCCTTCTCCTGCTGGATGACCCCGAGATCAACTCGGCGGCCAACGTCGACGCCAGCGTCCTATACCGGGATTCGAGCAGCGAATACAACCGCAGGGCAAAGGCCTTGGTCGCCCAGTCGCTGCAAGATGTCCCGGATGGGGTCACCATGCCCACCCCGGCACAGCTGGCTGCCACCCCCCCGCCGAagcaagccgacgacgacgacgccgactttTGGATCctgtccgacgacgaggaggaagactTTGGCGGCAGCGACAGTGACGAGGACATGGGCGACtttgaggatgaggatgatgacgagatggacgaggagCACAAGAGGTGA